One window from the genome of [Mycobacterium] stephanolepidis encodes:
- a CDS encoding vWA domain-containing protein, producing MPARKPAKVVLPLAPHGLPGHLVGFVEALREQGISVGPSETVDAGRVMTVLGLQNRTELREGLACAVLRRADHRPTFDVLFDLWFPPALGARFVEVDEDGIDIDDIEQVREQLIDLLASDAGDLPLNSLIAQIVEAYGKYNSTRGTSYSAYQAMKSLSLDQIEAKLLLGLLGSGEDASPSDEAVAKAIAKQRISKVRQLVEAETKRRTAEQLGRERVTAYGVPQLAENVEFLRASGEQLRNMRRVVHPLARMLASRLAARRRRAHTGQIDLRRTLRKSMSTGGVPIDVVQKKPRPARPELVVLCDVSGSVAGFSHFTLLLVHALRQQFSRVRVFAFIDTTDEVTHLFTPDTDLAEAIVRITREAQVFTGDGHSDYGHAFKTFVEKFPTVLSPRSALLILGDARTNYRNPAVEVLSTMVSSSRHAHWLNPEPKNHWGTGDSAATRYQDAIAMHECRSAKQLATVIDNLLPV from the coding sequence TTCGTGGAAGCGTTACGCGAACAAGGCATCTCGGTGGGTCCGTCGGAAACGGTGGACGCGGGCCGAGTGATGACGGTGCTGGGGCTGCAGAACCGCACGGAACTGCGCGAAGGGTTGGCATGTGCGGTGCTGCGCCGCGCCGATCACCGGCCCACATTCGATGTGTTGTTCGACTTGTGGTTCCCGCCCGCGCTGGGTGCCCGTTTCGTCGAGGTCGACGAGGACGGCATCGACATCGACGATATCGAGCAGGTGCGTGAGCAGCTGATAGACCTGCTGGCCTCCGACGCAGGCGACCTGCCACTGAACTCGCTGATCGCGCAGATCGTGGAGGCGTACGGCAAGTACAACTCCACCCGCGGAACCTCGTACTCGGCATACCAGGCCATGAAGTCGCTGTCCCTGGACCAGATCGAGGCCAAGCTGCTGCTTGGCCTGCTCGGCAGTGGCGAAGATGCATCGCCCTCGGATGAAGCGGTCGCGAAAGCGATTGCCAAACAACGTATCTCGAAGGTACGTCAGCTCGTCGAGGCGGAGACCAAGCGTCGCACCGCCGAACAGTTGGGGCGCGAGCGGGTGACCGCGTACGGGGTGCCGCAACTTGCCGAGAACGTGGAGTTCCTGCGGGCTTCGGGGGAGCAGCTGCGCAACATGCGCCGAGTGGTGCACCCGTTGGCACGGATGCTGGCCAGCCGGTTGGCGGCGCGGCGCCGACGTGCCCACACCGGTCAGATCGATCTGCGCCGCACCCTGCGCAAGTCCATGTCCACCGGCGGTGTGCCCATCGACGTCGTGCAGAAGAAGCCCCGCCCGGCGCGGCCGGAGCTGGTGGTGCTCTGCGATGTGTCGGGGTCGGTGGCAGGGTTTTCGCATTTCACGCTGCTTCTCGTGCACGCATTGCGTCAGCAGTTCTCGCGGGTGCGTGTCTTTGCGTTCATCGACACCACCGACGAGGTGACCCACCTGTTCACGCCCGATACCGACCTGGCCGAGGCCATTGTGCGGATCACCCGGGAGGCCCAGGTGTTCACCGGCGACGGACACAGCGACTACGGGCACGCGTTCAAGACGTTTGTCGAGAAGTTCCCGACGGTCCTTTCCCCGCGGAGTGCGTTGCTCATCCTGGGCGACGCACGCACCAACTACCGCAATCCGGCCGTCGAGGTGCTCTCGACGATGGTGTCCTCCAGTCGGCACGCTCATTGGCTCAACCCCGAGCCGAAGAACCACTGGGGAACCGGTGATTCTGCCGCCACGCGGTACCAGGACGCCATCGCCATGCACGAATGCAGATCGGCCAAGCAGCTGGCCACGGTGATCGACAACCTGCTGCCGGTCTAG
- the nadD gene encoding nicotinate-nucleotide adenylyltransferase, translating into MQRRRLGVMGGTFDPIHNGHLVAASEVADRFELDEVIFVPTGQPWQKQGRKVSAAEHRYLMTVIATASNPRFTVSRADIDRGGATYTVDTLVDLRDAHPDADLYFITGADALASILSWENWEQLFTLAKFIGVSRPGYELSSDHIAHAELPPDGLSLVEVPALAISSTDCRIRAGQARPIWYLVPDGVVQYVAKHRLYGGNKEDRGVHA; encoded by the coding sequence GTGCAGCGGCGTCGACTTGGGGTGATGGGCGGGACATTCGACCCCATTCACAATGGTCACTTGGTTGCCGCGAGCGAGGTGGCCGACCGATTCGAGCTCGACGAGGTCATCTTCGTGCCGACGGGGCAGCCGTGGCAGAAGCAGGGGCGCAAGGTCAGCGCCGCCGAGCATCGGTACCTGATGACCGTCATCGCCACGGCATCGAATCCTCGGTTCACGGTCAGCCGGGCCGATATCGACCGGGGCGGCGCGACCTACACCGTCGATACGCTCGTCGATCTGCGGGACGCCCATCCCGATGCGGACCTGTACTTCATCACCGGCGCGGATGCGTTGGCATCGATCCTGTCGTGGGAGAACTGGGAGCAGCTGTTCACCTTGGCCAAGTTCATCGGGGTCAGTCGGCCCGGATACGAACTGAGCTCCGATCACATCGCCCATGCCGAGCTGCCGCCGGACGGGCTCTCGCTCGTCGAGGTGCCCGCGCTCGCCATTTCGTCGACCGACTGCAGAATCCGGGCGGGGCAGGCTCGCCCGATCTGGTACCTGGTGCCCGACGGCGTAGTGCAGTACGTCGCCAAACACCGCCTTTACGGCGGAAACAAGGAAGATCGAGGAGTCCACGCATGA
- the rsfS gene encoding ribosome silencing factor, with amino-acid sequence MTAATEAVELATLAAQAAASKLATDVVVIDVSEQLVITDCFVIASASNERQVNAIVDQVEEVLRRAGQKPVRREGGREGRWTLLDYVDVVVHVQHEDERNYYALERLWRDCPTIAVDLDALPADLSADGEADTEDGA; translated from the coding sequence ATGACCGCCGCAACAGAGGCCGTTGAGCTGGCGACGCTGGCCGCACAGGCCGCCGCCTCCAAGCTCGCCACCGACGTCGTCGTCATAGACGTCTCCGAACAGTTGGTCATCACCGACTGTTTCGTCATCGCATCGGCCTCCAACGAGCGTCAGGTGAATGCGATCGTCGACCAGGTCGAGGAGGTGCTGCGTCGGGCCGGACAGAAGCCGGTGCGCCGCGAAGGGGGCCGCGAGGGGCGTTGGACACTGCTCGACTACGTGGACGTGGTGGTACACGTCCAGCACGAGGATGAACGTAACTACTATGCGCTGGAACGGCTTTGGCGTGACTGCCCGACCATTGCGGTGGACCTGGACGCGTTGCCGGCGGATTTGTCTGCCGATGGTGAGGCCGACACGGAGGACGGCGCATGA
- the gpgP gene encoding glucosyl-3-phosphoglycerate phosphatase has translation MIRRLVLLRHGQTTFNADSRMQGQLDTGLSDLGRAQAVAAAEVLAKRLPLVIVSSDLQRAYDTATALADRCHVGVSVDERLRETHLGDWQGLTHHEVDAIAPGARAEWRDDATLAPHGGESRIDVANRSVPLVAELVDSVTEWGTDERDHPVVLVAHGGLIAALTAALLRLDVSNWPVLGGMGNASWVQLGGHSADGAGFEDIRWRLDVWNASAQVTNDVL, from the coding sequence ATGATCCGTCGATTGGTGCTACTGCGGCACGGGCAAACGACCTTCAACGCCGACAGCCGAATGCAGGGGCAGCTGGATACCGGGCTTTCGGATCTGGGCCGGGCGCAGGCAGTGGCCGCGGCCGAGGTGCTGGCCAAGCGGCTCCCACTGGTGATCGTGTCCTCGGATCTGCAGCGTGCGTACGACACCGCGACGGCGCTCGCGGACCGCTGCCATGTGGGGGTGTCCGTCGATGAGCGGCTGCGCGAAACACATCTCGGCGATTGGCAGGGCCTGACCCATCACGAGGTCGACGCCATTGCCCCCGGTGCCCGGGCCGAGTGGCGCGATGACGCGACGCTGGCGCCGCACGGTGGCGAGAGCCGCATCGATGTGGCCAACCGCAGCGTGCCCCTGGTCGCCGAACTTGTTGATTCGGTGACGGAATGGGGAACCGATGAGCGCGATCACCCGGTGGTTCTCGTTGCCCATGGTGGTCTGATCGCCGCGCTGACCGCCGCACTGCTGCGGCTGGATGTCAGCAATTGGCCGGTGCTCGGCGGGATGGGCAATGCGAGCTGGGTTCAGCTGGGCGGACATTCGGCCGACGGCGCGGGATTCGAGGACATTCGGTGGCGCCTGGATGTGTGGAACGCCTCGGCGCAGGTGACCAATGACGTCCTCTGA
- the octT gene encoding diglucosylglycerate octanoyltransferase encodes MTSSDKGAGRKKLLIFADSLSYYGPTGGLPADDPRIWPNIVGQYLDWDVELIARIGWTCRDVWWAAIQDPRAWAAVPHAGAVIFATSGMDSLPSPLPTALRESIRLIRPPRLRSWVRDGYGWLQPRLSPIARVALPPKLTVEYLEKTRGALDFNRPGLPMIASLPSVHIAESYGRVHSGREATARAIQTWASEHKLPVVDLKEAVGEEIFSGRGNPDGIHWNFVAHERVAELMINALRSVLPELGVR; translated from the coding sequence ATGACGTCCTCTGACAAAGGTGCAGGGCGCAAGAAGCTACTGATCTTCGCGGACTCGTTGTCCTACTACGGGCCAACCGGGGGCCTACCCGCGGATGACCCCAGAATTTGGCCCAATATCGTTGGGCAGTATCTCGATTGGGATGTCGAACTGATCGCGCGCATCGGCTGGACCTGCCGGGACGTGTGGTGGGCTGCCATTCAGGACCCACGCGCGTGGGCGGCGGTTCCGCATGCCGGGGCCGTCATCTTTGCGACCAGCGGCATGGATTCGCTGCCGTCTCCGCTTCCGACGGCGCTGCGGGAGTCGATCAGACTGATCCGTCCACCGAGATTGCGGAGCTGGGTCCGTGACGGTTACGGCTGGTTGCAGCCCCGCCTTTCGCCGATCGCGCGGGTGGCGCTGCCACCGAAACTCACCGTGGAGTATCTCGAAAAGACCCGTGGTGCACTCGATTTCAATCGCCCTGGGCTGCCCATGATCGCCTCGCTGCCGTCGGTGCACATCGCCGAGTCGTACGGTCGCGTGCACTCCGGCAGGGAAGCCACCGCGCGCGCGATCCAGACCTGGGCCTCCGAGCACAAGCTGCCCGTGGTGGACCTCAAGGAAGCCGTCGGCGAGGAGATCTTCTCAGGCCGGGGAAACCCTGACGGGATCCACTGGAACTTTGTCGCACATGAGCGCGTTGCCGAATTGATGATCAACGCATTGCGGAGTGTGCTGCCCGAGCTTGGGGTTCGGTGA
- a CDS encoding DegV family protein — translation MPVVVVTDSGARLQPQDAGLLGIRLVPLHVLTGEQDLRDGVDLIPASVYEKGRATTAGASPAELSEVYRQALIDSGGDGVVAVHLSGRLSSTFEAAEQAAREYGDRVHVVDSRSAAMGSGFVALAAARAAAAGADLSAAYQAARDAVGRSRCVMVVHKLDHLRRSGRISATSSWLGTALALKPVLQIDDDGKLVLAQRVRTATKAIGAMVDNIVEFVGERRVSVTIHHVDNTETAEKVNELVCSRLLTAHDPVISEMGPVLAVHVGPGAVGVCAEPVD, via the coding sequence ATGCCGGTTGTGGTGGTGACGGATTCAGGGGCGCGACTGCAGCCGCAAGATGCCGGCCTGCTGGGTATCCGGCTAGTGCCGTTGCACGTGTTGACCGGTGAGCAGGATCTGCGTGACGGTGTGGATCTCATCCCCGCCTCGGTGTACGAGAAGGGACGTGCCACCACCGCTGGTGCCTCACCCGCCGAGCTCAGCGAGGTGTATCGGCAGGCCCTGATCGACAGCGGCGGTGACGGCGTGGTCGCGGTCCATCTGTCCGGCAGACTGTCCAGCACATTCGAGGCTGCCGAACAGGCCGCTCGCGAGTACGGCGATCGCGTCCATGTCGTCGATTCGCGGTCGGCCGCGATGGGTAGTGGTTTCGTCGCGCTGGCCGCGGCGCGGGCCGCGGCGGCGGGTGCCGATCTCAGCGCGGCATATCAGGCGGCACGGGATGCGGTCGGGCGCAGTCGATGCGTCATGGTGGTGCACAAGCTGGACCATCTGCGGCGCAGCGGGCGTATCAGCGCCACCTCGTCCTGGCTGGGTACCGCGCTGGCGCTCAAGCCGGTGTTGCAGATCGACGATGACGGCAAGCTGGTTTTGGCGCAGCGTGTCCGCACCGCCACCAAGGCGATCGGGGCGATGGTCGACAACATCGTCGAATTTGTGGGGGAGCGCCGTGTCTCGGTGACTATCCACCACGTCGACAACACCGAAACCGCGGAGAAGGTCAACGAGCTGGTGTGCTCGCGATTGCTCACCGCGCATGATCCGGTGATCTCGGAGATGGGGCCGGTGTTGGCGGTGCATGTGGGCCCAGGTGCCGTCGGGGTATGCGCCGAACCCGTGGATTGA
- a CDS encoding ComEA family DNA-binding protein, with the protein MDSELLHRRLAPPGRELDDDDDDVGAAAGAEPDSALRWLPDSLTTDGARGWLESVRTDPGRAGVVALGAIGVLAVLVTVFTVMRQPPPPVSAHLPPVQPVSSSSVSAPSSLVISVAGLVKRPGLVTLASGARVADAVTAAGGAADGADIVTLNMARPVADGDQIVVGLAPVPGQPAGMASSIIAAGQSPSAGIVARGTAPSGRVNLNTATESELDELPGVGPVMAASIVRWRSEHGKFTSIDQLSEVDGIGPSRLDKLRALVVL; encoded by the coding sequence ATGGATTCCGAGCTGCTGCACCGACGCCTCGCACCGCCCGGGCGCGAGCTGGACGACGATGACGACGATGTGGGGGCGGCGGCAGGTGCGGAACCGGATTCCGCATTGCGTTGGCTTCCGGATTCATTGACGACGGACGGTGCGCGGGGTTGGTTGGAGTCCGTCCGTACCGACCCCGGTCGTGCCGGGGTCGTGGCCCTGGGTGCCATTGGCGTGCTGGCAGTACTGGTCACTGTTTTCACCGTGATGCGTCAGCCGCCGCCTCCGGTGAGCGCACATCTGCCTCCGGTGCAACCGGTTTCATCGAGTTCGGTGTCGGCGCCCAGTTCGTTGGTCATCAGTGTGGCCGGTCTGGTGAAAAGACCGGGCCTGGTCACGTTGGCCAGCGGTGCGCGGGTCGCCGACGCGGTGACGGCGGCCGGAGGTGCGGCCGACGGCGCCGATATCGTGACGTTGAACATGGCTCGGCCGGTGGCCGATGGCGACCAGATCGTGGTCGGCCTGGCTCCTGTACCCGGTCAGCCCGCGGGGATGGCGAGTTCCATCATCGCCGCCGGGCAATCGCCCTCCGCGGGTATCGTAGCCAGAGGGACAGCGCCGTCGGGGCGGGTAAACCTCAACACGGCAACGGAATCCGAGCTCGATGAGTTGCCCGGCGTGGGACCGGTCATGGCGGCGTCGATTGTGCGGTGGCGATCCGAGCATGGCAAGTTCACCAGCATCGACCAGCTCTCGGAGGTAGACGGGATCGGTCCCTCGCGGCTGGACAAGTTGCGTGCCCTCGTCGTGCTGTGA
- a CDS encoding ComEC/Rec2 family competence protein: MWPIGHFSAGVLGVGVLAVHLSRHRLNKVFVGAALVVLIAGLGFSVAAALRRDGVQNHPLRSRVGQVVAVQLRVFDDPRPIAGGRMMLRADLVALGDPALPSAGSVVVFGSAPLLGAIEVGDTVQLRAVITRPTRRDLTVATLTATGEPRVIGRSPIDGAANGVRDRFVEVARTVLPAEQAALLPALVLGDTGALDAGTVAMFRTSGLTHLMAVSGANVSIVCGAMLLLGRLIGLRASVVLAGLVLIGFVILVRPSPSVLRAAVMGAIGLLGVLTARRRQAIPALAATTLILLALSPGLAVDIGFALSVVATAALVVLAPRWSLRLTARGWPKPLADVLCIAVAAQVVTAPLIAAISGSVSVASIAANLVAGCVIAPITILGTAAAGLAVISPPAAGVLVRFCGPELWWLLRVADYAAAGGSTAIPVPSGAVGFVMVAVLLGISVWLWRRRWFRALAWSGALCVLAVVISARLVS; encoded by the coding sequence ATGTGGCCAATAGGACATTTCAGTGCTGGCGTACTGGGTGTTGGGGTGCTTGCGGTGCACTTGTCTCGCCACCGCCTGAACAAGGTCTTCGTCGGCGCGGCGCTCGTCGTCCTGATTGCCGGTCTTGGATTCTCGGTGGCTGCGGCCCTCCGGCGCGATGGAGTGCAGAATCATCCTTTGCGCTCTCGCGTGGGACAGGTTGTCGCGGTGCAGCTGCGGGTCTTCGATGACCCGAGGCCGATCGCCGGGGGTCGGATGATGCTACGCGCCGACCTTGTAGCACTGGGTGATCCCGCACTCCCGAGCGCCGGTTCCGTGGTTGTCTTCGGGTCGGCGCCACTACTGGGTGCGATTGAGGTCGGAGACACGGTGCAGCTGCGTGCGGTGATCACGCGCCCCACCCGCCGCGACCTGACTGTCGCGACGCTCACCGCCACGGGAGAGCCCAGGGTCATCGGTCGCTCACCAATTGATGGGGCGGCCAATGGTGTTCGCGATCGATTTGTCGAGGTCGCGCGAACTGTACTGCCCGCCGAGCAAGCCGCACTGCTGCCGGCGCTCGTACTCGGGGACACCGGTGCGCTCGATGCGGGCACCGTCGCGATGTTTCGAACATCGGGACTCACCCATCTGATGGCGGTATCCGGGGCCAACGTGTCGATCGTGTGCGGGGCCATGCTGCTGCTGGGACGGCTGATCGGACTGCGGGCCTCGGTAGTGTTGGCGGGCCTTGTGCTGATCGGCTTCGTCATCCTCGTCAGGCCCTCACCGAGTGTGTTGCGCGCCGCGGTGATGGGTGCGATCGGGCTACTCGGCGTGTTGACCGCGCGGCGTCGACAGGCGATACCCGCCTTGGCGGCAACGACTTTGATTCTGCTGGCACTGTCGCCCGGTCTTGCCGTTGATATCGGTTTCGCCTTGTCGGTGGTCGCCACGGCGGCGTTGGTGGTGTTGGCGCCGCGCTGGTCGCTGCGCCTGACCGCGCGGGGTTGGCCCAAGCCATTGGCCGATGTGTTGTGCATCGCGGTGGCCGCACAGGTGGTTACCGCACCGCTGATCGCCGCGATATCGGGAAGCGTCAGCGTGGCATCCATCGCGGCCAATCTGGTCGCCGGGTGCGTGATCGCACCCATCACCATCCTCGGTACCGCAGCTGCGGGGCTTGCCGTCATCTCACCGCCGGCCGCAGGTGTGCTGGTGCGGTTCTGTGGCCCGGAACTGTGGTGGCTGCTGCGCGTCGCCGATTACGCGGCGGCGGGTGGATCGACGGCGATTCCGGTGCCCTCAGGAGCGGTTGGCTTCGTTATGGTTGCTGTGCTGCTTGGTATTTCGGTATGGCTGTGGCGTCGACGGTGGTTTCGAGCGCTGGCCTGGTCCGGGGCGCTGTGCGTACTCGCAGTGGTCATCTCGGCGAGGCTGGTCAGCTAG
- a CDS encoding NAD(P)/FAD-dependent oxidoreductase produces the protein MTPEMREHRDHAVVLGAGMAGLLAARVLSESYDMVTVVERDELKTAAVRSGVPQGQHIHLFMSSGTQGLERLFPGIRDELQANGATVCDEGDLSRITMLIGPREIFHRSGKFGDPETLRLYLATRPFLEMHVRQRVQRLDNVKFLDGHDVIEPMTQGQRVTGVRVARRSTGLVTTLISDLVIDATGRTPRTQTFLDRLGYPRPAAVRMESPVTYASQLLHVSDDADMDKLTFFNPAPGRPYGGAIARCENGTVMLTLGKFNLGDPPSTFDEMISFAAQFVPGRLLDTIRSAVPIGDVHVFRYREALWRRYDQMEQFPEGLLVIGDAMCSLDPIKGQGMTMALLEAVALRDCLFEGDADLARRYFHTVGRQINTVWQHNKLSAPLFTAMPADTPFTQRLLWKLMAWWSDRVMIAARNDIQITETILRVNNMHDSPLSMRRPAFLLRVLRHCWRRHDTPVPQAPERQLVFAGT, from the coding sequence ATGACACCTGAAATGCGGGAACACAGAGATCACGCGGTAGTTCTCGGGGCCGGAATGGCTGGACTATTAGCAGCCAGGGTGCTCTCGGAGTCTTACGACATGGTCACCGTGGTCGAGCGCGACGAATTGAAGACCGCAGCCGTGCGCAGCGGCGTGCCCCAGGGGCAGCACATTCATCTGTTCATGAGCTCGGGCACGCAGGGGTTGGAGCGGTTGTTTCCCGGAATCCGCGACGAGCTCCAGGCGAACGGCGCCACGGTGTGCGACGAGGGCGACCTGTCGCGCATCACGATGCTGATCGGGCCTCGTGAGATCTTCCATCGATCGGGGAAGTTCGGTGACCCCGAAACGCTGCGGCTCTACCTGGCGACCCGACCGTTTCTGGAAATGCATGTACGACAACGTGTTCAGCGTCTGGACAATGTGAAGTTCCTGGACGGCCATGACGTCATCGAGCCGATGACCCAGGGGCAACGCGTCACCGGCGTTCGGGTGGCACGGCGATCTACCGGCCTCGTGACGACGTTGATCTCGGATCTGGTGATCGATGCCACCGGGCGTACACCGCGGACCCAAACCTTCCTCGATCGGCTCGGCTACCCGCGGCCTGCCGCGGTCCGCATGGAATCGCCGGTGACGTACGCGAGCCAGCTCCTGCATGTTTCCGACGACGCCGACATGGACAAGCTCACCTTCTTCAACCCTGCGCCCGGACGCCCGTACGGCGGAGCCATTGCGCGCTGCGAGAACGGCACCGTGATGCTGACCCTGGGCAAGTTCAATCTGGGCGATCCGCCCAGCACCTTCGATGAAATGATTTCGTTCGCAGCGCAATTCGTGCCCGGGCGGCTTCTGGACACCATCCGTTCAGCGGTACCGATAGGTGATGTGCACGTCTTCAGGTACCGCGAGGCCCTCTGGCGACGCTATGACCAGATGGAGCAGTTCCCGGAGGGCCTGCTGGTGATCGGTGATGCGATGTGCAGTCTGGACCCCATCAAGGGCCAGGGTATGACCATGGCGCTCCTCGAAGCAGTCGCGCTTCGGGACTGCCTCTTCGAGGGTGATGCCGACCTGGCCCGCCGGTACTTCCACACCGTCGGTCGGCAGATCAACACGGTCTGGCAGCACAACAAGCTATCGGCACCGCTGTTCACCGCAATGCCTGCCGACACCCCTTTCACCCAACGCCTGCTGTGGAAGCTGATGGCATGGTGGTCGGACAGGGTCATGATCGCAGCACGCAACGACATTCAGATCACCGAGACGATTCTGCGTGTCAACAACATGCACGATTCACCGCTGTCGATGCGACGGCCCGCATTCCTGCTGCGAGTACTGCGTCACTGCTGGCGACGTCACGACACACCTGTACCACAGGCACCTGAGCGTCAACTCGTCTTTGCCGGGACCTAG